A region of Pyxidicoccus parkwaysis DNA encodes the following proteins:
- a CDS encoding CheR family methyltransferase: MSWGPWSHPGFAAVLALVEERAGLAAPSCPAAAEESISGAMARAGVSDFDVYLARLAEDPAALDDLLVELTVGETYFFRNPEHFEHLRRAVLPELRARLGPEHTVRMWSAACASGEEPYSMAVLLQAEGWSEHMAVYATDVSRGALARARQATYGEWSLRGPWADRMRPHLRMEGRRYVLAPDVQQLVRFNYLNLALDTWPSADSGIWKLDVIFCRNVLIYFNRATIEAVARRLHDALADGGYLFTGPSDPPLGDLAPLQPVLTEWGVLYRRPLHGASVSAAAHGLGPGVARGMHEVGSGTPGPVPSEATRETHGMSGVAPGAPLPAGGTRHGAPESGLTPSRDSGTTDAASRRSGVSASGGREGGGVDTVAGRPGVPAPANASAPGAPAAPSRAVHAPNAEALAAARQALERGNWRGAAQRLGALDEDAAVAMEALRALANLDAHAAVDACAEAASRHPLVAGLRYLESLLLLGLGRLADAERSVRQALYLEPSLVVAWLVLGRVLRRRGDSAGALKAWREAELLCAVMPPEAPVPLADGERARGLADVARGERMRLEAALAAGGELT, encoded by the coding sequence GTGAGCTGGGGGCCCTGGAGCCATCCCGGCTTCGCCGCCGTGCTCGCACTGGTGGAGGAGCGCGCCGGGCTCGCCGCGCCGAGCTGCCCCGCCGCCGCCGAGGAGTCCATCTCCGGCGCCATGGCCCGCGCCGGTGTCTCGGACTTCGACGTCTACCTCGCGCGCCTCGCCGAGGACCCGGCCGCGCTCGATGACCTGCTCGTCGAGCTCACCGTTGGCGAGACGTACTTCTTCCGCAACCCCGAGCACTTCGAGCACCTGCGCCGCGCGGTGCTGCCCGAGCTCCGGGCGCGGCTCGGGCCCGAGCACACCGTGCGCATGTGGAGCGCGGCGTGTGCCTCGGGCGAGGAGCCCTACTCGATGGCGGTGCTGCTCCAGGCCGAGGGCTGGAGCGAGCACATGGCGGTGTATGCGACGGATGTGTCTCGCGGCGCGCTCGCGCGGGCACGGCAGGCGACCTATGGCGAGTGGTCCCTGCGCGGCCCGTGGGCGGACCGGATGCGGCCCCACCTGCGCATGGAGGGCCGCAGGTATGTGCTGGCTCCGGACGTGCAGCAGCTCGTGCGCTTCAACTACCTGAACCTCGCGCTCGACACGTGGCCCTCGGCGGACAGCGGCATCTGGAAGCTGGATGTCATCTTCTGCCGCAACGTCCTCATCTACTTCAACCGAGCCACCATCGAGGCCGTGGCTCGCAGGCTCCATGATGCGCTCGCGGACGGGGGATATCTGTTCACCGGGCCGTCGGACCCGCCGCTCGGAGACCTGGCTCCGCTGCAGCCCGTGCTCACCGAGTGGGGCGTGCTCTACCGGCGGCCATTGCACGGTGCCTCCGTGTCAGCGGCGGCGCATGGGCTCGGGCCCGGCGTCGCGAGAGGGATGCATGAGGTGGGCTCCGGGACTCCGGGTCCGGTGCCTTCCGAGGCCACGCGTGAGACGCACGGGATGTCTGGGGTTGCGCCTGGGGCGCCGCTCCCGGCGGGAGGAACGCGGCACGGCGCGCCGGAGTCGGGCCTGACGCCATCGCGTGACAGTGGCACCACGGATGCCGCGTCCAGACGCTCGGGAGTCTCCGCATCCGGCGGGCGTGAAGGTGGCGGGGTCGACACGGTGGCGGGGCGACCGGGTGTCCCCGCGCCTGCAAACGCCTCCGCACCGGGTGCGCCTGCCGCGCCTTCACGTGCTGTCCACGCTCCAAACGCGGAAGCGCTCGCGGCGGCACGGCAAGCGCTGGAGCGCGGCAACTGGCGTGGGGCCGCGCAGCGGCTCGGCGCTCTCGATGAGGATGCGGCCGTCGCCATGGAGGCACTGCGCGCGCTCGCGAACCTCGATGCTCATGCCGCCGTGGACGCATGCGCCGAGGCCGCATCACGGCACCCTCTCGTCGCGGGGCTGCGCTACCTGGAGTCGCTGTTGCTGCTCGGCCTGGGCCGGCTCGCGGACGCCGAGCGCTCCGTGCGGCAGGCGTTGTACCTGGAGCCCTCGCTGGTGGTGGCGTGGCTCGTCCTCGGCCGCGTGCTGCGACGGCGCGGCGATTCGGCCGGTGCGCTCAAGGCGTGGCGTGAGGCGGAACTGCTGTGCGCCGTGATGCCCCCGGAGGCGCCCGTTCCCCTCGCGGATGGCGAGCGTGCCCGCGGGCTCGCGGATGTGGCGCGCGGGGAGCGGATGCGACTGGAAGCAGCCCTCGCCGCTGGCGGAGAGCTGACGTGA
- a CDS encoding CHASE domain-containing protein, producing MSPLPSSHLRRHTSVYGALLVGLAVTGVAAFFVQRDIDERRDRRFDDAVHEGVLGLQQRMDTYQAMLLGTRGLFSSSQQVERGEFHAYVQSLELRRRYPGLQGLGFSLWLKPGEVKAHEASVRREGFPDYHVWPEGPRSAYTAIVFLEPLDARNRRAIGFDMYSNPTRREAMRRAMETGLPAASGKVRLVQEFEGDTRPQAGFLIYVPVYDGPAGTQPATLELRRAHIRGFVYAPIRMGDLVEGLRFPGFQDTVDLEVHDGEDSVPGSLLFSSVQDGPWQEGLRLGLRREVPITVAGRPWTLVFTARESFIEKNNPSQLLTVVVSGLLVTLLLVLMTRAQVRARTVAEVSSVEQQRLASEARMAVRIRDEFLGVAAHELRTPLTSLKLQLQLMYRQLRQGGPLDAERVEHGVASCERQTTRLSQLVDSLLDVSRLMHGRMELRLEPLELGEVTRDLVRRFETDAQSVGSRLTVDAPEPVPGRWDRLRLEQVLTNLVSNALKYGQGAPVDVRVRGDGDAALLEVQDRGIGIAPEDAGRIFDRFERAVSSQHYGGLGLGLFITRQLVEALGGHISVESAPGQGSTFTVRLPVMGPGNGADATVDVPEEPRTPLH from the coding sequence GTGTCCCCCCTCCCGTCTTCCCACCTGCGTCGCCACACCTCCGTGTACGGCGCGCTGCTGGTCGGCCTGGCCGTCACGGGAGTGGCCGCGTTCTTCGTGCAGCGCGACATCGACGAGCGGCGCGACCGGCGCTTCGACGACGCCGTCCACGAGGGCGTGCTGGGCCTCCAGCAGCGCATGGACACGTACCAGGCCATGCTGCTCGGCACGCGCGGGCTGTTCAGCAGCAGCCAGCAGGTGGAGCGCGGCGAGTTCCACGCGTACGTGCAGAGCCTGGAGCTGCGCCGGCGCTACCCGGGCCTCCAGGGGCTCGGCTTCTCGCTGTGGCTGAAGCCCGGGGAGGTGAAGGCGCACGAGGCCTCGGTGCGCCGCGAGGGCTTCCCGGACTACCACGTGTGGCCGGAGGGCCCACGCTCGGCGTACACCGCCATCGTCTTCCTGGAGCCGCTGGATGCGCGCAACCGCCGCGCCATCGGCTTCGACATGTACTCCAACCCCACCCGCCGCGAGGCCATGCGCCGCGCGATGGAGACGGGACTACCGGCCGCCAGCGGCAAGGTGCGGCTGGTGCAGGAGTTCGAGGGGGATACCCGGCCCCAGGCGGGCTTCCTCATCTACGTGCCCGTCTACGATGGCCCGGCGGGCACGCAGCCGGCCACCCTCGAGCTGCGCCGGGCCCATATTCGAGGCTTCGTCTATGCGCCCATCCGCATGGGAGACCTGGTGGAGGGGCTGCGCTTCCCGGGCTTCCAGGACACCGTGGACCTGGAGGTGCATGACGGCGAGGACTCGGTCCCCGGGTCCTTGCTGTTCAGCTCGGTCCAGGACGGTCCATGGCAGGAGGGGCTGCGGCTGGGCCTGCGCCGCGAGGTGCCCATCACCGTGGCCGGGCGGCCCTGGACGCTGGTCTTCACGGCGCGCGAGTCCTTCATCGAGAAGAACAACCCATCGCAGCTCCTCACGGTGGTGGTCAGCGGGCTGCTGGTGACGCTGCTGCTGGTCCTGATGACGCGCGCGCAGGTGCGGGCCCGGACCGTGGCCGAAGTCTCGAGCGTGGAGCAGCAGCGGCTGGCGAGCGAGGCGCGGATGGCGGTGCGCATCCGCGACGAGTTCCTCGGCGTCGCCGCGCACGAGCTGCGCACGCCGCTCACGTCACTGAAGCTCCAGTTGCAGCTGATGTACCGGCAGCTCCGCCAGGGCGGGCCGCTGGACGCGGAGCGCGTGGAGCACGGGGTGGCGTCCTGCGAGCGGCAGACGACGCGGCTGTCGCAGCTCGTGGACAGCCTGCTGGATGTGTCGCGGCTGATGCACGGGCGGATGGAGCTGCGGCTGGAGCCGCTGGAGCTGGGCGAGGTGACGCGAGACCTGGTGCGGCGCTTCGAGACGGACGCGCAGTCCGTGGGCTCGCGGCTGACGGTGGACGCGCCGGAGCCGGTGCCGGGCCGGTGGGACCGGCTGCGGCTGGAGCAGGTGCTGACGAACCTGGTGTCCAACGCGCTGAAGTACGGCCAGGGCGCGCCGGTGGACGTGCGCGTGCGCGGCGACGGGGACGCGGCGCTGCTGGAGGTGCAGGACCGGGGCATCGGCATCGCCCCCGAGGACGCGGGGCGCATCTTCGACCGCTTCGAGCGGGCGGTGTCGAGCCAGCACTACGGCGGGCTGGGGCTGGGGCTGTTCATCACGCGGCAGCTCGTGGAGGCACTGGGCGGGCACATCTCCGTGGAGAGTGCCCCGGGCCAGGGGTCCACCTTCACCGTGCGGCTGCCGGTGATGGGGCCGGGGAATGGAGCGGACGCCACGGTGGATGTGCCCGAGGAACCCCGGACGCCATTGCACTGA
- a CDS encoding hybrid sensor histidine kinase/response regulator — translation MDRDRLAQALLATFLEELEGHVASLNRELLALERERAPARAAEHVASLLRTLHSVKGAARAASATLVETACHRMEEVLERVRDEGTGAPEVYELCFNTVDALDDAGRRLASKQDLAGSPLEALLPQLEQAARRAGATFAASERGVSAPATPPPATRVTATAEPAPTEPMPPGPAMAETLPVRVSAQKLDALLARSGELRVATLRLDGRAEALESVRDSLVQAREAVRGTAGEAALRRAETELSRVARELAADRRTLGGVATGLDDEVRRARTLAFVDGCEGLERAARDVARTLGRTARLEIHGGALELDRSLLQALREPLLHLVRNAVAHGLEAPDKRRAAGKPEEGCVSLTARLRGSRVQVTVEDDGRGLDLEALRQQARTRGLDVPESDTDVARLAFLPGLSTATEVTRVSGRGVGLDVVRTQVEALRGTVEVMTRPGQGTTFLLDVPLTLSTLRVLLVSVGSQILALASESVARLVRVLPREVREVEGRPTWASGDAFIPLASLADVLGLPPSPPRARRSAVVLAAGTARAALVVDEVLSEQEALVRSLGARVRRARHVSAAAVLPDGRLSLLLSPVSLVRAAGGRPSTALFPTPAAQRTRRRVLLADDSPTTRALEQNILEGAGYEVVACADGTEAWERLQAGGADALVLDVEMPRMDGFALTEAVRASPRFSRLPVVLVTARGKPEDKARGLQAGASAYLVKSAFDPTSLLETLRRLL, via the coding sequence ATGGACCGGGACAGGCTGGCGCAGGCACTGCTGGCCACGTTCCTCGAGGAGCTCGAGGGACACGTGGCCTCGCTCAACCGCGAGCTGCTCGCCCTGGAGCGCGAGCGGGCACCGGCGCGCGCGGCGGAGCACGTGGCCTCGCTGCTGCGCACGCTGCACAGCGTGAAGGGCGCCGCGCGCGCGGCCAGTGCCACCCTGGTGGAGACGGCGTGTCACCGGATGGAGGAGGTGCTGGAGCGCGTGCGCGACGAGGGCACGGGTGCTCCAGAGGTGTACGAGCTGTGCTTCAACACCGTGGACGCGCTGGACGACGCGGGGCGGCGGCTGGCCTCGAAGCAGGACCTCGCCGGCTCTCCGTTGGAGGCGCTGCTGCCGCAATTGGAGCAGGCGGCCCGGCGCGCCGGGGCGACCTTCGCCGCCTCCGAGCGTGGCGTGAGCGCACCCGCGACGCCGCCTCCCGCGACGCGCGTCACGGCCACGGCCGAGCCCGCTCCAACGGAGCCGATGCCCCCCGGCCCCGCCATGGCCGAGACGCTCCCGGTGCGCGTGTCCGCACAGAAGCTCGATGCGCTGCTCGCGCGCAGCGGCGAACTGCGCGTGGCCACGCTGCGCCTGGATGGCCGCGCCGAGGCCCTGGAGTCCGTGCGCGACTCCCTCGTCCAGGCTCGCGAGGCGGTGCGAGGGACGGCGGGCGAGGCGGCCCTGCGCCGCGCGGAGACGGAACTGTCCCGCGTCGCTCGCGAGCTGGCCGCGGACCGGCGGACCCTGGGCGGCGTGGCCACCGGCCTCGATGACGAGGTCCGCCGCGCGCGCACCCTCGCCTTCGTCGATGGATGTGAGGGATTGGAGCGCGCCGCTCGCGACGTGGCTCGCACCCTGGGCCGCACCGCCCGGCTGGAGATACACGGCGGCGCCCTGGAGTTGGACCGCTCGCTGCTCCAGGCCCTGCGCGAGCCGCTGCTCCACCTCGTGCGCAACGCGGTGGCGCATGGACTGGAGGCCCCCGACAAGCGCCGAGCGGCGGGCAAGCCGGAGGAGGGCTGCGTCAGCCTCACCGCGCGCCTGCGGGGCAGCCGCGTGCAGGTGACGGTGGAGGACGACGGACGTGGGCTCGACCTGGAGGCCCTGCGCCAGCAGGCGCGCACCCGGGGGCTCGACGTGCCGGAGAGCGACACGGACGTCGCTCGGCTCGCCTTCCTGCCCGGCCTGTCCACCGCGACGGAAGTCACGCGCGTCTCGGGCCGGGGTGTCGGCCTGGATGTGGTGCGCACGCAGGTGGAGGCCCTGCGCGGCACGGTGGAGGTGATGACGCGCCCGGGCCAGGGCACCACCTTCCTCCTCGATGTGCCCCTCACGCTGAGCACCCTGCGCGTGCTGCTGGTGTCCGTGGGCAGTCAGATTCTGGCCCTGGCCAGCGAGAGCGTGGCGCGGCTCGTCCGCGTGCTTCCCCGCGAGGTGCGCGAGGTGGAAGGCCGGCCCACGTGGGCCTCCGGTGATGCGTTCATACCGCTGGCCTCGCTGGCGGACGTGCTCGGCCTGCCTCCCAGCCCCCCGCGCGCGCGGCGGAGCGCGGTGGTGCTCGCCGCCGGCACCGCTCGCGCCGCGCTCGTGGTGGATGAGGTGCTGTCCGAGCAGGAGGCCCTGGTGCGCTCCCTCGGCGCGCGCGTGCGCCGGGCGCGGCACGTGTCCGCCGCGGCGGTGCTGCCGGACGGGCGGCTGTCGCTGTTGCTCAGTCCCGTCTCCCTCGTGCGCGCGGCGGGAGGCCGGCCCTCCACGGCACTGTTCCCAACCCCGGCGGCCCAGCGGACGAGGCGACGCGTGCTGCTGGCGGACGACTCGCCCACCACGAGAGCGTTGGAGCAGAACATCCTCGAGGGCGCGGGCTACGAGGTGGTGGCATGCGCCGACGGCACCGAGGCCTGGGAGCGGCTCCAGGCAGGCGGCGCGGACGCGCTGGTGCTGGACGTGGAGATGCCGCGCATGGACGGCTTCGCGCTCACCGAGGCCGTGCGCGCCTCGCCGCGCTTCTCGCGGCTGCCGGTGGTGCTCGTCACCGCGCGCGGCAAGCCCGAGGACAAGGCACGCGGCCTCCAGGCCGGCGCCAGTGCATATCTGGTGAAGAGCGCCTTCGACCCGACGAGCCTGCTGGAGACACTGAGACGACTGCTATGA
- a CDS encoding chemotaxis protein CheW, producing the protein MEPAPREVLLFTLEGQRYGLPDEDVRELVRAARLTALPRAPSIVEGLLNLRGELLPVLDVRRRFRHPHRPLSPMDHFIVASAGARQVVLRVDRAEGLRVLAPGEWDATPRELPGVGFVAGAAKLPDGLVLVHDLRSFLSEAESLELDAALASPPETP; encoded by the coding sequence ATGGAGCCCGCACCGCGCGAGGTGCTGCTGTTCACCCTGGAAGGCCAGCGCTACGGCCTGCCCGACGAGGACGTGCGCGAGCTGGTGCGCGCCGCGCGGCTGACGGCCCTGCCACGCGCTCCCTCCATCGTCGAGGGCCTGCTCAACCTGCGCGGCGAGCTGCTCCCCGTCCTCGACGTGCGCCGCCGCTTCCGCCACCCGCACCGTCCGCTGTCGCCGATGGACCACTTCATCGTCGCCAGCGCCGGGGCTCGCCAGGTCGTGCTCCGCGTGGACCGCGCGGAAGGGCTGCGCGTGCTCGCTCCCGGGGAGTGGGACGCCACGCCTCGCGAGCTGCCCGGCGTGGGCTTCGTCGCCGGGGCCGCGAAGCTGCCGGATGGGCTCGTGCTCGTCCATGACCTGCGCTCCTTCCTCTCCGAGGCCGAGTCGCTGGAGCTCGACGCCGCGCTGGCCTCGCCGCCGGAGACGCCGTGA
- the cheB gene encoding chemotaxis-specific protein-glutamate methyltransferase CheB — protein sequence MRKDALRIVVAEDSPTARRLLVEILRADLGLTVVGEAKDGVEAVDLVQRLRPDLVTMDIQMPRMDGLDATRRIMTEVPTPVVVVSTLVERDIQTSMAALRAGALAVLQKPVGPESPDFDAESRRLRDTLKAMAEVKVVRRWPERTAPPAPPLVSTPAVSAQRPAVVALAASTGGPAALHRVLSELPADFPVPLLVVQHIALGFGPGLATWLGGAGPLPVKVAEDNEPLLPGHVYLAPDDRHLGLHGEGSVEVSRAAPVNGFRPSATWLFRSVARVHGARSLAVVLTGMGQDGLEGVRELRAAGGYVLAQDEPSSVVYGMPGVVVGAGLAHEVVPLPTIASRLLQGVRTGVPAP from the coding sequence ATGAGGAAAGACGCGTTGCGAATCGTCGTGGCCGAGGACTCGCCCACCGCCCGGCGACTGCTGGTGGAAATCCTTCGCGCCGACCTTGGCCTCACCGTGGTGGGCGAGGCGAAGGATGGCGTGGAGGCGGTGGACCTGGTGCAGCGCCTGCGGCCGGACCTCGTGACGATGGACATCCAGATGCCGCGCATGGACGGCCTCGACGCCACGCGCCGCATCATGACGGAGGTGCCCACGCCCGTCGTCGTCGTCTCCACGCTGGTGGAGCGCGACATCCAGACGTCCATGGCCGCGCTGCGCGCCGGAGCGCTCGCCGTGCTCCAGAAGCCGGTGGGCCCCGAGTCGCCGGACTTCGACGCGGAGAGCCGCCGCCTGCGCGACACCCTCAAGGCCATGGCCGAGGTGAAGGTGGTGCGCCGCTGGCCCGAGCGCACGGCACCTCCCGCGCCTCCCCTCGTGAGCACGCCCGCCGTCTCCGCGCAGCGTCCGGCGGTGGTGGCGCTAGCCGCGTCCACCGGAGGCCCGGCCGCCCTCCACCGTGTGCTGTCCGAGTTGCCCGCGGACTTCCCCGTGCCGCTGCTGGTGGTGCAGCACATCGCGCTCGGCTTCGGCCCGGGCCTCGCCACCTGGCTGGGCGGCGCCGGCCCCCTGCCGGTGAAGGTGGCCGAGGACAACGAGCCGCTGCTTCCCGGCCACGTCTACCTCGCGCCAGACGACAGGCACCTGGGCCTCCACGGCGAGGGGAGCGTGGAGGTGTCCCGCGCGGCGCCGGTGAATGGCTTCCGTCCCTCCGCGACGTGGCTGTTCCGCTCGGTGGCGCGCGTGCACGGGGCCCGCTCCCTGGCCGTGGTGCTCACCGGCATGGGCCAGGACGGGCTGGAGGGCGTGCGCGAGCTTCGCGCCGCGGGAGGCTACGTGCTGGCCCAGGACGAGCCCTCCTCCGTCGTCTACGGCATGCCGGGCGTGGTGGTGGGCGCCGGCCTGGCGCACGAGGTGGTGCCGCTGCCGACCATCGCCTCGCGGCTGCTCCAGGGAGTGCGGACGGGAGTGCCCGCTCCCTGA
- a CDS encoding methyl-accepting chemotaxis protein, with translation MSIGNRIALGFGLSLLVLLVLAGVAFQGANQLTDSTAHLVRIQEDVRLISDIRALLLEAETSQRGFLLTGEDQYLMPYQRVATSLKDDLARLRETLTSDPEQRARLSQLEPVVTERMTRLAEGVRVRRAEGLEGGSRYIKVGQGEQLMSQVRDISAEMLAAEQQEWEDHAQDAKEMASRLFWVLGICSLLGLSIVAVGSYVITRSITVPLQKLMVGAEQLGRGQLEHRIEVRGSDEAAELARTFNSMAERRREAAEQLTKQSEQREHTLRTVAEFVNQLAGASAQILASTTQQVAGAQEQGSAVTETVSTIEEITKTSEEAAGRARAVSDSARHAEEVGRGGRRAVEEAVASMGVVRDQVESIASRILALAEQAQAIGDIITTVNDISEQTHMLALNASIEASRAGEQGRGFAVVAAEVKALADQSKKATGQVRQILGQIQKATHGAVMTTEEGTKSVAAATRVVSEAGANIQTLSDLLAQASLTAAQIAASANQQATGIAQIRQAMHDVNQATQQAVQSSRQTERAMQDLNSMGQKLKGLLGEYGR, from the coding sequence ATGAGCATCGGGAATCGCATCGCACTCGGCTTCGGACTGTCCCTGCTGGTGCTGCTGGTGCTGGCGGGCGTGGCCTTCCAGGGCGCCAACCAGCTCACGGACAGCACCGCGCACCTGGTGAGGATTCAGGAGGACGTCCGTCTCATCAGCGATATACGCGCGCTGCTGCTGGAGGCGGAGACCAGCCAGCGCGGCTTCCTCCTCACCGGCGAGGACCAATACCTCATGCCGTACCAGCGGGTCGCCACGTCGTTGAAGGACGACCTGGCGCGGCTGCGAGAAACCCTGACCTCCGACCCCGAGCAACGCGCGCGGCTCTCCCAGCTCGAGCCCGTCGTCACCGAGCGCATGACACGACTGGCCGAGGGCGTCCGCGTGCGCCGCGCGGAAGGCCTGGAGGGCGGCTCGCGCTACATCAAGGTGGGCCAGGGCGAGCAGCTCATGTCCCAGGTGCGCGACATCAGCGCGGAGATGCTCGCCGCCGAGCAGCAGGAGTGGGAGGACCATGCCCAGGACGCCAAGGAGATGGCGAGCCGTCTCTTCTGGGTGCTGGGCATCTGCTCGCTGCTGGGCCTGAGCATCGTCGCGGTGGGCAGCTACGTCATCACCCGGAGCATCACCGTCCCGCTGCAGAAGCTGATGGTCGGCGCGGAGCAGCTCGGCCGCGGCCAACTGGAGCACCGCATCGAGGTGCGGGGCAGCGATGAGGCGGCGGAGCTGGCGCGCACCTTCAACTCCATGGCCGAGCGCCGCCGCGAAGCCGCGGAGCAACTCACGAAGCAGTCCGAGCAGCGCGAGCACACGCTGCGGACAGTGGCGGAGTTCGTCAACCAGCTCGCCGGGGCCAGCGCGCAGATTCTCGCCAGCACCACCCAGCAGGTGGCCGGCGCACAGGAGCAGGGCAGCGCGGTGACGGAGACGGTGAGCACCATCGAGGAAATCACCAAGACGTCCGAGGAGGCCGCGGGGCGCGCCCGGGCCGTGAGCGATTCCGCCCGGCACGCGGAGGAGGTCGGCCGGGGCGGCCGGCGCGCGGTGGAGGAGGCCGTGGCCTCCATGGGGGTCGTGCGCGACCAGGTGGAGTCCATCGCCTCGCGCATCCTCGCCCTCGCCGAGCAGGCGCAGGCCATCGGCGACATCATCACCACCGTCAACGACATCTCCGAGCAGACGCACATGCTGGCCCTCAACGCGTCCATCGAAGCCAGCCGCGCCGGAGAGCAGGGCCGGGGCTTCGCCGTGGTGGCCGCCGAGGTGAAGGCGCTCGCGGACCAGTCCAAGAAGGCCACCGGGCAGGTGCGGCAGATTCTGGGGCAGATTCAGAAGGCCACCCACGGCGCGGTGATGACCACCGAGGAAGGCACCAAGAGCGTGGCCGCCGCCACCCGCGTGGTGTCCGAGGCGGGCGCCAACATCCAGACGCTGTCCGACCTGCTGGCCCAGGCGTCGCTGACGGCGGCCCAGATTGCCGCGTCCGCCAATCAGCAGGCCACGGGCATCGCACAGATTCGTCAGGCGATGCATGACGTGAACCAGGCCACGCAGCAGGCCGTCCAGTCCTCGCGCCAGACGGAGCGCGCCATGCAGGACCTCAACAGCATGGGCCAGAAGCTCAAGGGGCTGCTGGGAGAGTACGGGCGCTGA
- a CDS encoding chemotaxis protein CheW, with product MPGSGIDWDAARARLARLAALTEAEGALSPDEARAVLDARAHALSRASTAEAAPGTLREVVHFRTAGQRYTLESRFVLEVIRAPEVVPLPGAPPALRGLTLLHGEVLPVVELAPLFGRAPPDTTGPLLVIGAGRPELGLRTEEVEEVTLLRGRTLLPPPATVDTSLVSAAEEDGTLVLEGEALLGDSRLVFDLSDEGAV from the coding sequence ATGCCGGGCTCTGGAATCGACTGGGACGCGGCCCGCGCGCGGCTCGCACGGCTGGCGGCCCTGACGGAGGCGGAGGGCGCCCTCTCGCCCGATGAGGCCCGGGCCGTGCTGGATGCCCGCGCTCACGCGCTCTCTCGCGCGTCCACGGCCGAAGCAGCGCCCGGCACGCTGCGCGAGGTCGTCCACTTCCGCACCGCCGGCCAGCGCTACACGCTGGAGTCCCGCTTCGTGCTCGAAGTCATCCGCGCTCCGGAAGTCGTGCCGCTACCGGGCGCACCGCCCGCGCTGCGCGGCCTCACGCTGCTGCACGGCGAGGTGCTCCCCGTCGTGGAGCTGGCGCCCCTCTTCGGCCGCGCGCCGCCTGACACCACCGGGCCCCTGCTCGTCATCGGCGCGGGACGGCCCGAATTGGGCCTGCGCACCGAGGAGGTCGAAGAGGTCACCCTCCTGCGAGGGCGCACGCTGCTGCCCCCGCCCGCCACCGTGGATACCTCGCTGGTGTCCGCTGCTGAAGAAGACGGCACGCTCGTGCTGGAGGGAGAGGCCCTGCTGGGTGACAGTCGCCTCGTCTTCGATTTGTCCGACGAAGGAGCTGTATGA